The Uloborus diversus isolate 005 unplaced genomic scaffold, Udiv.v.3.1 scaffold_781, whole genome shotgun sequence genome includes a window with the following:
- the LOC129233891 gene encoding uncharacterized protein LOC129233891: MENVISAVSHMGNKNRTLLQTSYVLAKNENLDLNCGTRVLLDCGSMRSFTTQNIANKLKCKVLRKEKLSVYTFRSKTPIEKFYDVIKLTLINRNSPDSKIEIEVLVTDEISGSNIPPREVEDFKGMKHLKNMTLADFPESKEPITILIGADYYYNVVTGNIKHLSKALVAVETIFGWCLQGKNSENNFSLMMNVVVENSAISEQIQKFWDLETSGLIDSKQDADPTENDIMKQFESQIKYENKRYTVGLPWKLEKRDLKDNWKIAEERFSRLRKRFYRNPSCPNLCSEIFDILLRFRFQPIAYTTDMKQAFLQISLNEEDRDVTRFFFTDDPSNESIAPQVYKFTRVLFGISSSPFLLAGTLKYQLKQYTEKYPVTTKFLNDNIYVDDIIGSHASVDEALSHTLESISIFEDASLSLHKWRTNSKTLLELWKKHGVISSDYAEPLKEENMTYKVLGIPWDNLKDILYFDVGDLVKFVSRGTDIKRYVLQVLGHIFDPIGILGPFIVNPSDTLSRRAKVSKLLEDPTWLTGPQWLKNSPEYWPKPENDEAINTE; the protein is encoded by the exons AtggaaaatgtaatttctgctGTATCGCATATGGGAAATAAAAATAGGACTCTTTTGCAAACGAGTTATGtgttagcaaaaaatgaaaacttagaTTTGAACTGTGGTACACGCGTTTTACTGGACTGTGGTTCGATGCGTAGCTTTACCACGCAAAACATagctaataaattaaaatgcaaagtactaaggaaagaaaaattgTCAGTGTACACATTTCGAAGTAAAACCCCCATCGAAAAATTCTACGATGTCATCAAACTTACGTTAATCAACAGAAACTCTCCCGACTCAAAAATAGAAATTGAAGTGTTGGTTACCGACGAAATATCAGGATCAAATATTCCCCCTCGAGAAGTTGAAGATTTTAAGGGTATGAAACACTTAAAAAATATGACACTCGCGGATTTTCCAGAAAGTAAAGAACCCATTACAATTTTAATTGGTGCTGATTATTATTATAACGTGGTAACGGGAAATATTAAACATTTGAGCAAAGCACTAGTTGCAGTTGAAACAATTTTCGGTTGGTGTTTACAAGGGAAAAATAGTGAAAATAACTTTTCCTTAATGATGAATGTAGTCGTAGAAAATAGCGCGATTTCAGAACAAATTCAGAAGTTTTGGGACTTAGAAACTTCAGGTCTTATTGATTCAAAGCAAGATGCTGATCCAACAGAAAATGACATCATGAAACAATTCGAGTCTCAGatcaaatatgaaaacaaaaggtATACAGTGGGGTTACCATGGAAGTTAGAAAAGCGGGATTTAAAAGATAATTGGAAGATAGCTGAAGAGAGATTTTCTAGGCTTAGAAAAAGATTTTATAGAAACccgagtt GTCCAAATTTATGCTctgaaatatttgatattttattgagaTTTCGCTTTCAGCCCATTGCTTATACCACGGACATGAAACaagcatttttgcaaatttcgCTCAACGAAGAAGATAGAGATGTTACTCGTTTTTTCTTTACCGATGACCCCTCGAACGAATCTATTGCACCCCAGGTTTATAAATTTACTCGCGTTCTATTCGGCATCAGTAGCAGTCCGTTTTTATTGGCAGGAACTTTGAAATATCAATTGAAACAGTATACTGAAAAATATCCGGtgactacaaaatttttaaatgacaatATTTATGTCGATGACATCATCGGTAGTCATGCATCTGTAGATGAAGCCTTATCTCATACATTAGAGTCCATATCAATTTTCGAAGATGCTAGTTTGTCACTACACAAGTGGCGCACTAATTCGAAGACCCTCCTCGAATTGTGGAAAAAACATGGAGTGATTTCGAGTGATTATGCCGAACCCCTCAAAGAAGAAAATATGACTTACAAAGTCTTAGGTATACCATGGGACAACTTAAAGGACATTCTTTATTTTGATGTTGGAGATCTAGTCAAATTTGTTTCTAGAGGAACTGACATTAAACGATACGTGCTCCAGGTCTTAGGACACATCTTTGATCCTATCGGAATTTTAGGTCCTTTTATA